One window from the genome of Candidatus Campbellbacteria bacterium encodes:
- a CDS encoding ATP cone domain-containing protein, which translates to MLISKLDGTREEFSPGKLIRSLKNAGASDDVATTILTHIEKELHEGITTSHIYNHALRLLQKKEHHPIAARYSLRRAVLELGPSGFPFEQLLGEVFKKKGYTVRVGAMMQGKCVSHEIDVIAQKEKELILVEAKFHNAQGFKTDVKVSLYIHARTLDLQAGNYDGLCPPGGTCTQWLVTNTKFTENAIMHGKCVGITMIGWGYPRKGNVQDLIEETKLHPLSCLTTLSKKERDMLYQQNIVLCKNIIDNPNILETAGITGKKVDEVLYEAHQLCTP; encoded by the coding sequence ATGCTTATTTCAAAACTAGATGGAACTCGGGAAGAGTTTTCTCCAGGAAAACTTATCCGTTCGCTTAAAAATGCAGGGGCATCAGATGATGTTGCCACAACAATCCTTACCCATATTGAAAAAGAGTTGCACGAAGGTATTACTACGTCGCACATCTATAATCACGCGCTCAGATTGCTCCAGAAAAAGGAACACCACCCTATTGCGGCCCGATACTCTCTCCGACGTGCTGTACTTGAGCTTGGTCCGTCAGGTTTTCCATTCGAGCAACTTCTTGGTGAGGTATTTAAGAAAAAAGGGTACACCGTACGTGTTGGTGCCATGATGCAAGGAAAGTGTGTATCACACGAGATTGATGTTATTGCACAAAAAGAAAAAGAGCTTATTCTGGTTGAAGCAAAATTTCACAACGCACAGGGATTTAAAACCGATGTGAAGGTGTCGCTCTATATTCATGCCCGAACACTTGACCTGCAGGCGGGGAACTACGACGGGTTATGCCCTCCAGGTGGTACGTGCACGCAGTGGCTGGTGACGAATACAAAGTTTACTGAGAATGCCATTATGCATGGAAAGTGTGTTGGTATTACGATGATTGGATGGGGATATCCACGCAAAGGAAATGTACAAGACCTTATTGAGGAAACGAAACTACATCCGCTCTCATGTCTTACCACGCTTTCAAAGAAAGAACGGGATATGCTCTATCAACAAAACATTGTGTTGTGTAAAAACATTATTGATAATCCAAATATTTTGGAAACAGCCGGTATTACTGGGAAAAAAGTTGATGAGGTTTTATATGAAGCGCACCAATTGTGCACACCTTAA
- a CDS encoding methionyl-tRNA formyltransferase produces the protein MKPSFVFFGSPDIAVTALETLLHAGFIPHTIVTAPDAPQGRGLILTPPPVKVWAQKHAIPILQPEKLSEERVVSTLQSCTPEFFVVVAYGKIIPQVILNIPHRGTLNLHPSLLPRHRGPSPIESQILHEQSSTGVGVSIMLLDEKMDHGPILAQRSLEPGAPWPVATSILRPHLARIGAQLLCDVLPKYLDGTLLPIEQNHEQATYCKLIKKEDALLDMNSAPYIEYLKILAYDMWPRAFFFIEKSGKNIRVIVTRARFEDTMLTIEKVIPEGRKEMTYAEFLS, from the coding sequence ATGAAACCTTCGTTCGTCTTTTTTGGCTCACCCGACATTGCGGTCACAGCTCTTGAAACACTGCTCCATGCGGGGTTTATTCCGCATACCATTGTCACCGCGCCTGACGCGCCTCAAGGACGCGGGTTAATTCTCACTCCTCCACCAGTAAAGGTGTGGGCTCAAAAACATGCCATACCAATCCTTCAACCGGAAAAGCTTTCGGAGGAACGTGTCGTGTCAACACTACAAAGTTGTACTCCTGAGTTTTTTGTTGTTGTTGCCTATGGAAAAATTATCCCACAGGTTATTCTCAACATCCCACACAGAGGAACACTGAATCTACACCCATCTCTTCTTCCCCGACATCGTGGACCCTCACCAATTGAATCTCAGATTTTACATGAACAAAGTTCAACAGGTGTTGGTGTTTCCATTATGCTTTTGGATGAAAAAATGGATCATGGACCAATTCTGGCACAACGCTCCCTTGAACCAGGGGCACCGTGGCCTGTTGCAACAAGCATTTTGCGACCCCACCTTGCGCGGATTGGAGCACAACTCTTGTGTGACGTACTGCCAAAGTATCTTGACGGGACACTCTTACCTATTGAACAGAATCATGAACAAGCAACGTATTGCAAACTGATTAAAAAAGAAGATGCATTGCTGGATATGAATAGTGCTCCATATATTGAGTACTTAAAAATACTGGCATATGATATGTGGCCTCGAGCATTTTTCTTTATAGAAAAGAGTGGAAAAAATATTCGAGTCATTGTCACTCGTGCGCGATTTGAAGATACCATGCTCACTATTGAAAAAGTTATTCCCGAGGGACGGAAGGAAATGACCTATGCGGAGTTTCTTTCTTAG
- a CDS encoding MgtC/SapB family protein, translated as MDITTLGGTFFVQLLTALVLGMLIGAERTLAGKTAGLRTYGLVAMGSCLFIVVSLGLKDSLGVSGADVMRVVAGIITGIGFLGAGVIILRDQTLVGLTTAAGLWVASGIGVAIGFKLYEIAFYTTFLTLLTFTVFWFIERGVSHMGPQNNV; from the coding sequence ATGGATATCACAACACTCGGAGGAACTTTTTTTGTTCAGTTACTAACCGCACTCGTACTTGGCATGCTCATTGGTGCAGAACGAACACTTGCAGGAAAAACGGCAGGTCTGCGAACATACGGACTGGTTGCGATGGGCTCATGTCTATTTATAGTTGTTTCACTCGGACTTAAAGATTCTCTCGGTGTATCAGGTGCTGATGTTATGCGTGTTGTTGCTGGCATTATCACGGGTATTGGTTTCTTGGGAGCGGGCGTTATTATTCTTCGTGACCAAACGCTTGTCGGTCTAACGACTGCCGCAGGTTTATGGGTTGCATCTGGTATTGGCGTTGCTATTGGTTTTAAGCTCTACGAAATTGCTTTCTATACAACATTTCTCACACTCCTTACGTTTACCGTCTTTTGGTTTATTGAACGAGGGGTTTCTCATATGGGGCCACAAAATAACGTGTAA
- the mnmA gene encoding tRNA 2-thiouridine(34) synthase MnmA — protein sequence MEKVYVAMSGGVDSSVSAALLREQGYDVTGVFIKTWHPPFLECTWKEERSDAMDVCAHLGIPFKTFDLEEEYKKEVVDYMISEYASGRTPNPDVMCNEKIKFGAFFTKAQQEGAQYIATGHYARVKAQSTKHKVQKIELLAGVDVQKDQSYFLWRVPRDVFEKVLFPVGELEKPEVRTEAHRFGLSVADKKDSQGVCFLGQVDMKEFLKRFIDVSSGDILDEQGSVIGTHEGAWLYTLGQRHGFTVTKKTPTDGPLYVVSKDVLANTLTVSQHLQTADGFNHTDIVLEHTNWISDTPKQGKKYSARFRYRQALQECVIEVFEQGAHVHFSKGQRSVALGQSLVVYDGEVCVGGGVVFSVA from the coding sequence ATGGAGAAAGTATACGTTGCAATGAGTGGGGGTGTGGATAGCTCGGTTTCTGCCGCACTTCTCCGCGAGCAGGGTTATGATGTCACGGGTGTCTTTATCAAGACATGGCACCCGCCTTTTTTGGAGTGTACGTGGAAAGAAGAGAGATCTGACGCTATGGATGTGTGCGCGCACCTCGGTATTCCATTCAAGACATTTGATTTGGAAGAGGAATACAAAAAAGAAGTTGTTGACTACATGATTTCCGAATATGCATCAGGACGAACACCAAACCCAGATGTCATGTGTAATGAAAAAATAAAGTTCGGTGCTTTTTTTACAAAAGCACAACAAGAGGGGGCACAGTACATTGCGACGGGACATTATGCAAGAGTAAAAGCACAAAGCACAAAGCACAAAGTTCAAAAAATAGAATTACTGGCGGGGGTGGATGTGCAGAAAGATCAGTCATATTTCTTGTGGCGAGTTCCTCGCGACGTTTTTGAAAAAGTACTCTTTCCTGTGGGAGAACTAGAAAAACCTGAAGTGCGCACAGAAGCGCATCGGTTTGGACTTTCTGTTGCAGATAAAAAAGATAGTCAAGGTGTGTGTTTTCTTGGTCAGGTTGATATGAAGGAGTTTTTAAAAAGGTTTATTGATGTTTCTAGTGGAGACATTCTTGACGAACAGGGTAGTGTTATTGGCACACATGAGGGGGCTTGGCTTTATACACTTGGTCAACGACACGGATTTACCGTTACAAAAAAAACACCAACAGACGGACCGTTGTATGTTGTTTCAAAAGATGTCTTGGCAAACACACTCACCGTCTCACAACACCTTCAAACAGCGGACGGTTTTAATCATACAGATATTGTGCTTGAACACACCAATTGGATTTCAGATACTCCAAAACAAGGAAAAAAATATTCAGCACGGTTTCGATACCGTCAAGCATTGCAAGAGTGCGTGATAGAAGTTTTTGAACAGGGAGCTCATGTTCATTTTTCTAAAGGACAGCGTTCTGTGGCGTTAGGACAGTCACTCGTTGTGTATGACGGCGAGGTGTGCGTGGGTGGGGGTGTGGTGTTCTCTGTGGCATAG
- the raiA gene encoding ribosome-associated translation inhibitor RaiA — translation MLNISLKATGMELTSAIRSYAQEKVVSVGKFIDPSKEAYAEVEMGMTTRHHSGGSIFRCEINLRVEGELIRVVSDKEDLYAAIDVAKDELLDEVRKRKNKKTRDSRRGARMFKSLLQKMGLGGGDEN, via the coding sequence ATGCTCAATATCTCCCTCAAGGCGACAGGTATGGAATTAACATCAGCGATTCGTTCGTATGCGCAGGAAAAGGTTGTTTCAGTAGGAAAATTCATTGACCCTTCAAAAGAAGCGTACGCTGAGGTTGAAATGGGTATGACAACACGCCACCACAGTGGAGGTAGTATTTTTCGTTGCGAGATAAACCTACGTGTTGAGGGTGAGCTTATACGCGTGGTTTCAGACAAAGAAGATTTGTATGCGGCAATTGATGTTGCAAAAGATGAACTTCTTGATGAAGTACGAAAACGAAAAAATAAAAAAACACGAGATTCTCGCCGAGGCGCTCGAATGTTTAAATCACTTTTGCAGAAGATGGGACTTGGAGGTGGGGATGAAAACTAA
- the def gene encoding peptide deformylase, translating to MTVKIVQNKNPVLRGKAHAVSKSDVGGKKLASIVADMKKALATQKDGVALAAPQIDIPLQIFIVAGAIFKKETDEKTPDDMVFINPAIVKKSRTKKWLEEGCLSVRWKYGEVHRHTKATVRALGLDGKPFEVGASGLLAQIFQHETDHLNGVLFIDTARNVHDMPPEKPEKPEKK from the coding sequence ATGACAGTGAAAATTGTTCAAAACAAAAACCCCGTGCTTCGAGGAAAAGCCCACGCTGTTTCAAAATCGGATGTTGGTGGTAAAAAACTTGCATCTATTGTTGCTGATATGAAAAAGGCGCTCGCCACACAAAAAGATGGTGTTGCTCTTGCTGCGCCCCAAATAGATATTCCGTTGCAAATATTTATTGTTGCAGGAGCCATCTTTAAAAAAGAAACGGATGAAAAAACACCCGACGATATGGTGTTTATAAATCCTGCAATTGTCAAAAAATCACGAACAAAAAAATGGCTGGAGGAAGGATGTCTTTCTGTTCGTTGGAAATATGGAGAAGTACACCGACATACAAAAGCAACGGTGCGCGCTCTTGGTTTGGATGGAAAACCTTTTGAGGTCGGTGCCAGTGGACTCTTGGCACAAATTTTTCAGCACGAAACAGACCACCTCAACGGTGTCCTGTTTATTGATACCGCCCGCAATGTCCACGATATGCCACCAGAGAAACCTGAGAAACCTGAAAAAAAATAA
- a CDS encoding D-alanyl-D-alanine carboxypeptidase family protein produces the protein MEPSHKIADTLLSIIVVVLLIILGYGGYRFYTINGLYLSASSSVVSLQGELLQAEEEKTNLRDELNLQESRVNNLEDQIEELSGTVGEFEKLSKLDPELLQKYSKVYFLNENYTPPRLVTIDKDLLYDEKVAQQIHRQVRSFLENLIQDAEDDDVELFIVSAYRSFGTQTALKTGYTVSYGSGANAFSADQGYSEHQLGTTIDFTTTGLNGGLDGFGATSAYTWLDDNAYKYGFVLSYPQGNTFYQFEPWHWRFVGTDLARILHRKKINFYDMDQREIDKYLISIFD, from the coding sequence ATGGAACCTTCACACAAAATAGCAGACACACTCTTGAGCATTATTGTTGTTGTCCTTCTTATTATTCTCGGATACGGAGGATATCGTTTTTATACAATCAACGGTCTTTATTTGTCAGCATCAAGCTCGGTCGTGTCACTTCAAGGTGAGTTGTTACAAGCAGAAGAAGAAAAGACAAATTTGCGTGATGAACTTAATTTACAAGAGTCACGTGTGAATAATCTTGAAGATCAAATAGAAGAGCTTAGTGGCACAGTGGGAGAATTTGAAAAGTTGAGTAAACTAGATCCTGAATTATTGCAAAAATATTCCAAAGTATACTTTTTGAATGAAAATTATACGCCACCAAGGCTCGTTACTATTGATAAGGATCTTCTCTATGACGAAAAAGTTGCACAACAAATTCACCGACAAGTAAGAAGTTTCCTTGAAAACCTCATACAAGACGCAGAGGATGATGATGTAGAGCTTTTTATTGTTTCTGCATATCGTTCATTTGGTACCCAAACTGCTCTTAAAACTGGATACACAGTGAGCTATGGGTCGGGCGCGAATGCTTTTTCTGCAGACCAAGGATACTCAGAACACCAACTCGGAACGACGATTGATTTTACGACGACTGGTTTGAACGGTGGGTTAGATGGTTTTGGGGCAACATCTGCATATACATGGCTTGATGATAATGCGTATAAATATGGTTTTGTTCTCTCGTATCCACAGGGAAATACGTTTTATCAATTTGAACCGTGGCATTGGCGATTTGTGGGCACAGACTTGGCCCGTATATTGCACCGAAAGAAAATTAACTTTTATGATATGGATCAGAGGGAAATCGACAAATATCTCATCAGTATTTTTGATTAA
- a CDS encoding DUF167 domain-containing protein, which translates to MNTTYLKIKVTPNAPKETIEDKGDGRFVISVREKAQDNKATLRTLALVARRLGIPVSKLRIRTGHHARNKVVEVLE; encoded by the coding sequence ATGAACACCACGTATCTCAAAATAAAAGTAACTCCAAACGCTCCAAAAGAAACCATTGAAGATAAAGGTGATGGGCGATTTGTTATATCTGTTCGAGAAAAGGCACAGGACAACAAAGCAACACTACGTACACTGGCTCTCGTGGCTAGGCGTTTGGGCATTCCTGTTTCAAAACTCCGTATCCGTACCGGACATCATGCAAGAAATAAAGTAGTTGAAGTGTTAGAATAG